A genomic stretch from Setaria italica strain Yugu1 chromosome VII, Setaria_italica_v2.0, whole genome shotgun sequence includes:
- the LOC101752646 gene encoding heavy metal-associated isoprenylated plant protein 7 — protein sequence MGAPEADKKKVEEKKKVEVKTAMYKVYVHCGQCARDIQTQFTEFQGVEEVKLDAKAGKVTVKGVGFDVEKLRKKVEKGCRKKVELIVPPKKDDVVIEVKKKEEELKIITVKVPLHCPDCAVRVKEILLEHKSIYAAKTDHTKNTCTVEGVIDEKKLVEYIYQRTRKGAVVDKIEKKVIIKEEKVEVKKEVKKDEKKEEKKEVKKEEKKVTEVVAPYFIPCTHPRFVDFSHPFHRGGGGGYGSPCGDGGYGYGGCGGYPYGVSYTHSELTGYRDTAFLHCTHPNEFISEENPYACSVM from the exons ATGGGAGCGCCGGAGGCGGACAAGAAgaaggtggaggagaagaagaaggtggaggtGAAGACGGCCATGTACAAGGTGTACGTCCACTGCGGCCAGTGCGCGCGCGACATCCAGACGCAGTTCACCGAGTTCCAAG GGGTTGAGGAGGTGAAGCTGGACGCTAAGGCAGGGAAGGTGACAGTGAAGGGCGTCGGCTTCGACGTCGAGAAGCTCAGGAAGAAAGTCGAGAAGGGTTGCAGGAAGAAGGTCGAGCTGATTGTTCCTCCCAAAAAGGACGACGTCGTCATTGAGGTCAAGAAAAAGGAGGAG GAGTTGAAGATCATCACAGTAAAGGTTCCCTTGCATTGCCCCGATTGTGCAGTAAGGGTCAAAGAGATTCTGCTGGAGCACAAGA GTATCTATGCGGCCAAGACGGACCACACCAAGAACACCTGCACCGTCGAGGGCGTCATCGACGAGAAGAAGCTGGTCGAGTATATCTACCAGAGGACGCGGAAGGGGGCTGTCGTCGACAAGATCGAGAAGAAGGTGATCATcaaggaggagaaggtcgaggtgaagaaagaggtgaagaaagatgagaagaaagaggagaagaaggaggtcaaGAAAGAGGAGAAGAAGGTCACGGAGGTCGTCGCCCCCTACTTCATCCCCTGCACGCACCCGCGGTTCGTCGACTTCTCGCACCCGttccaccgcggcggcggcggcggctacggtTCGCCGTGCGGCGATGGGGGTTACGGCtacggcggctgcggcgggtaCCCGTACGGTGTCAGCTACACGCACTCCGAGCTCACAGGATACCGTGACACGGCGTTCTTGCACTGCACACACCCAAATGAGTTCATCAGCGAGGAGAACCCGTATGCGTGCTCTGTGATGTAG
- the LOC101753056 gene encoding AT-hook motif nuclear-localized protein 23: protein MAGLDLGTAATRYVHQLHHLHPDLQLQHNYASKQPEPSDDDPNGSGGGNSNNGGPFGEHDGGSSSSGPAGDGPGSGGGGNGEMVARRPRGRPPGSKNKPKPPVIITRESANTLRAHILEVGSGCDVFESVSTYARRRQRGVCVLSGSGVVTNVTLRQPSAPTGAVVTLHGRFEILSLSGSFLPPPAPPGATSLTIFLAGGQGQVVGGNVVGALYAAGPVIVIAASFANVAYERLPLEEEEAQAAPPGLQMQPPGGADGAGGMGGGGPFPSDPSAAGLPFFNLPLNNMAGGGSQLPPGADSHGWAGARPPF from the coding sequence ATGGCAGGCCTCGACCTCGGCACCGCCGCGACGCGCTACGTCCACCagctccaccacctccaccccGACCTCCAGCTGCAGCACAACTACGCCAGCAAGCAGCCGGAGCCCTCCGACGACGAccccaatggcagcggcggcggcaacagcaACAACGGCGGGCCGTTCGGCGAGCACGACGGCGGGTCGTCCTCTTCCGGCCCAGCTGGAGATGGCccgggcagcggcggtggcgggaacGGGGAGATGgtcgcccgccggccccgcggGCGCCCGCCGGGCTCGAAGAACAAGCCCAAGCCCCCGGTGATCATCACGCGGGAGAGCGCCAACACGCTGCGCGCCCACATCCTGGAGGTCGGGAGCGGCTGCGACGTGTTCGAGTCCGTCTCCACGTacgcgcgccggcggcagcgcggcgtcTGCGTTCtgagcggcagcggcgtggtCACCAACGTGACTCTGCGGCAGCCGTCGGCGCCCACGGGCGCCGTCGTGACGCTGCACGGAAGGTTCGAGATCCTGTCGCTCTCGGGCTccttcctcccgccgccggctccccccGGCGCCACCAGCCTCACCATCTTCCTCGCGGGGGGCCAGGGGCAGGTGGTCGGCGGGAACGTCGTCGGCGCGCTCTACGCTGCCGGCCCCGTCATCGTCATCGCCGCGTCCTTCGCCAACGTCGCCTACGAGCGCCTTCctctggaggaggaggaggcccagGCAGCGCCACCCGGCCTCCAGATGCAGCCGCCCGGCGGTGCCGATGGCGCAGGTGGCATGGGCGGCGGTGGCCCGTTCCCTTCCGACCCGTCTGCTGCCggtctgcccttcttcaacCTGCCGCTCAACAACATGGCCGGTGGCGGATCGCAACTCCCGCCTGGTGCCGACAGCCATGGGTGGGCCGGAGCGCGGCCACCGTTCTGA